TGCCGGATCCCCTTTTCGGGGAGGTCTGCCGGATCCCTTTGGGGAGTTCGGGCCGGGTCTTCCTCGGGGAGCCCGGTTGGGGACTCTTCCTCGAAGGCCGTTCGGACCCTCCTCTGGAGGGCCCTGCTGGGGCCTCTTTGCGGAGGGCTCTGTCGGTCTTCCCTTGGGGGGAGTTCGGGCCGGTCGCCCTGGGGGAGCCCGGTTGGGGTCTCTTCCTCGAAGGCCGTTCGGACTCTCCTGCGGAGGGCCCTGCTGGGGCCCTTTTCGCAGGGCCCTGCAGGTTTTCCCTTGGGAGGACTCTGTTGGTCCTCCTGGGGAGTTCGGCCGGGTCCTCTTCTTCGGGGGCTGTGTCGGGCCCTCTTGCGTGGGAGTCCTGTCGGGGCTTCTTCGCGAGGGTCTGGGCGGGTCTGCTTCCTGGTGGGCCGGGCCGGCTCCTTGTCGGGAGGTCCGGGCCGGGTCTCCTTCGTCGGCAGTTCTGCCGGGTCTCCTCGCGTGGGTCCGGGCGGGTCTCCTTGTCGGGCGTCCTGCTGGGTCTGTCTCGGGGGCCTGGCGGTACTCCTTCTCCGGGGTTCGGGCCGGGTTTCTTTCTCGGGGGTCTGGCGGGGTCTCCTCGCGAGGGTTCGGGCGGGTCTCCTTTTCGGGGGTCTGGGCCGGGTCTTCTTGGGGGTTCCGGCTGCCGGGTCTCCTCCTTGGAGGGTTCGCCCCGGGGGCCTGCTGTTCGTGGGTCTGGCCTGTGAGGAACCTCCTCGGGAGGTCTGTTCTGTGCCTCCCGCCGGGGGCTTGTCCGGTGTCTCCCGTTGTGGGCTTACTCGGTGCGTCCCGTTGAGGGGCTTGCTGGGTGTCTCCCGTCGGGGGGTTTGTTAGGAAGCCTCCTGTTGGGGGTTTGTTCGGCAGTCTCCTGTCGGGGGGCCCTGTTGGGGTTTCTTGTCGGGGGTGTTGGGTGGGCTTCCTGGTGGGGGTCTTGCGGGGGTCTTCCTTTGCGGGGCTTGTCCGGGGTCTCCTCTTGACGGGGGTCTTGGCGGGGTTCTGTGGTGGGGGGTCTGGTGCGGGGCCTGGTGCCGGGGGTCTGGTGGGTGCCTCCCGTTGGGGGGTTGGCCGGTTTTGTCAGGTGACCCTTGTCGGGGTCGTGCTGGGGGGAGTTGTGATGGTGTCTGTGCAGGGGTGCCCGTATGCGTTTGATGCGTCGGGTGGGGATGTGCAGGGGGAAGCGGCGCGGTTGCGTGAGCGGGGGGTGGTGGCGGCTGCGGTGTTGCCGGGCGGGGTGGGGGCGTGGGCGGTGACGGGTGCGGAGGAGATCAGGGCTCTGCTGACGGACGGGCGGGTGTCGAAGGATGCCTACCGGCACTGGCCTGCGTGGCGTGAGGGGCGGGTGGAGCAGGCGTGGCCGCTGGCGATCTGGGTGTCGGTGCGGAACATGGTGACGGCGTACGGGGCGGATCACACGCGGTTGCGGCGGCTGGTGGCGTCGGCGTTCACGGTGCGGCGGGTGGAGGTGCTGCGGGGGCGGGTCGAGGAGATCACGGCTTCTTTGCTGGATGCTCTGCAGGAGCGGCCGGGGGGCGGGCCGGTGGATGTGCGGCGGGAGTTCGCCTGTCTGCTGCCGATGCAGGTGCTCACCGAGCTGTTCGGTATTCCGGTGGCCTACCGGGAGCGGCTGCGGCGGATCATTCTGGGGTTCTTCGATACGGCGGTGTCGCTGGCGGACGCGCAGCGCAATGCCGCGGACCTGTATCAGATGATGGATGATCTGGTGGCGTGCAAGCGCAGGGTGCCGGGGGACGATCTGACCAGTGCGCTGATCGCGGTGCGTGACGAGGACGGTTCGCGGCTCAGTGAGCGGGAGCTGGTGGACAATCTGATCCTGCTGTACACGGCCGGGTACGAGACGACGGTCAATCTCCTGGACAACACGATCGCGTTGCTGCTGGCCCATCCCGGCCAGCTCGAGCTGGTGCGTTCGGGCGTGGCGGGCTGGGACGACGCGGTGGAGGAGGCGCTGCGGCTGGAGGCGCCGGGTGCGAACGGCATCCTGCGTTTCGCGGTCGAGGACGTGGAGGTGGGCGGGGTGGTCATCCCCGCGGGTGACCCGGTGGTGATCTCGTATGCGGGGGCGGGGCGTGATCCGGTGGTGCACGGCGAGGACGCCGGCCGCTACGACGTCACCCGCGCCACGCGCCGCAGTCACCTGTCCTTCGGGCACGGCACGCATTACTGCATCGGTGCTCCGCTGGCCCGGATGGAGGCGCAGATCGCGCTGAGCGGCCTGTTCACCCGCTTCCCCGGCCTGCAGCTCGCGGTGGCCTACGAAGAGCTGCGTCCGCTGCAGTCGTTCATCTCCAACGGTCATCGTGAGCTGCCTGTGCTGCTGGGTCCCGCGGCGGCCGCCGGTGCGGGTGCGGGTGAGGGGCGGGCCGGGGAGCAGCCCGCGGCGCGGCCCGTCCCGGCAGCGACCGCCTGAGCGGAAGCAAAGAGAGAGGGGGCAGGGCGGCGACGTGACCCGCCGCCCCCTCGAAGACCCTCCAGCCCCCGCCGGCCTTCCGTCCGTCCAGCCGTCCGGCCCCCGCCGTCCTGCCGGCCGTCCGGCCCCCGCCGTCCTGCCGGCCGTCCGGCCCCCGCCGTCCTGCCGGCCGTCCGGCCCCCGCCGTCCTGCCGGCCGTCCGGCCCCCGCCGTCCTGCCGGCCTTCCCTCCTGCCGGCCTTTTGTCCCCTGGTTCTTGGCCTTGGGCGCCCGGTCCTTCGGCTCCGTCTTCTTCCTGGTGCTTCCGGCCCTCAGGGGCTTCTGCCTTTTCCGGGTTTTGTGCTCTGCGGGTTGCGGGCCTCCGGCCTTTCCACCCTGGCCTTGCGGCTTTTCTGTTCCGCCGGCCTTCCGCCCCGCTGGGCCTTCGGCCTTCCGGCCCCGGTCCTTCGGACGTTCAGGCCCTGTCCGACGGATCATGTGACTGCCTCGGATTCGAGTCGTTGGCAATGTTCATGGGGCGGGGAGATCCGACAGACGGCGAATGGGCACGCTTGCGTCCGCGCCTGCCGAAGTCCGGCCAGAGGGACGGGCGTGGGGTAAGCCGTCGCAGGGTGATCAACAAAATCCTCTTCCGGCAGCGCACCGGGGTGCCGTGGCGGGATCTGCCTGCGCCGACGGCAGATCAAGCACACCGTCCCCGAACCGGGCAGCCGGCGGGCCAACCGAAAGCATCGTGGCGGCCGGCCCACCGGCTTTCGGCAAGACGATCTGCAAGCCAAGGAATGAAGTTGAGCGGACGATCAACGCCCTCAAGCGCTTCCGGGACGTGGCCACAAGGTTCGGCAAGCGCGCCTACGTCTTCCAGGGCACCGTGACTGTCGTAGCGATCCGGCTCTGGCTTCGGGCGTAGATCCATTATCCCCATGCGGGGAGGTGCCTGTCACCGTTCTCAAGAATGATCTTTACGTCTGATCTGCCCCTTTAGGCTTGCGGGCAACAGGCACAACGTAGCGAGCCAAACTGGGAGTTGAGAGTGGCGCACGACGTTGCCGCGCTGGCCGTGGAGCTCGCGGACATGGCTGCAGCCGATCACCAGTGCGCAGTCCGCGCGAACAGCGATGACCCTGCCGACCAGCTGGCCTGGCGGCGGCTGACCGCCCGGCACGGTGACCGGCTGGGCGAGATCATGGACGAATACGGCTGGCCCACGGCAGAACTGGTCGGTGAGGAGGCCGCACGCGCAGCCTGGCTGATCGCCCAGCACGCCGACCGGCAACTCGATGTGCAGCGGCGCGCCCTCCACCTGATGCAGCAGGCGGTGTCGGCGGGCGCGGCAAGCCCGCGCGAGCTGGCCTTCCTGTGCGACCGCACGCTGGTCAACGAGGGACGCAAGCAGGTCTACGGCACTCAAATCGCCGGCCTGAAGGACGGGGCACCGATTCCGTGGCCTTGTGAAGAGCCCGAGCGCATGAACGAACTCCGAGCAGAAGTCGGGATCGAGCCCTTCGACGAGTACGTTGCCAAGTTCTCCCCGGCCTGACGCGCTGTTCCCAGTCGCGTGCTGCGGATCATTGCCCCAGGCTCGCTGCCGCAGGCAATGACCCGCCGGACCGGACCTGGCACTCCGGCCGCAGGCCGTGGTCTTGTTGCTGGAGTGCGGTGGAGTGAGGCGGCCGTCGGTCGTCGGCGGGATCGGGCTGGGCGGTGGAGGCGTCCGCTACTCGAGTCCTGCGGCGCGGTGGGCGTCTTTGATCTGGTGGAGCCTGGCCAGCGTTGTCGGGGTCCACTTTCTTCTCTGTCCGGCGGCGTGGAGGGCTTCTTCGACCTCGCTGAGCTTCGCGCAGGACAGCACGCCCGCCCGCTCGATCAGGTCGTCTTGGGCCACGGTGGTCAGCCAGGTGCAGGGAGTGAGGCCTGGACGCGGGAGGGCGAACCGCAGCACGCCTTCGAAGGGGAGTCCTTCCTGGGCGCCTATCGCCACTTCGACGCCCAGGCCGCTGATGTCGACGCCCGCTGGTGCAACGACCTGGATGGCCTGGAGCCCGGAGGGCTCGTCGCCCGACAGCAGCACGATGGGACGTCGCTCGTCGAAGTCGGCCCACCAGACTTCGCCGCGTTGCATGTGTCCTCCTGGCACGAGTCGGCGGGCGGACGCTGCGTGCCCGAGCGGGAGACGGAATACGGCCCGTCTTCGCACGTCGTGACCGCGGGGGGGCCGGTGAAGACGGGTGCGGATCATCGGTGATCCCCGGCGTGGGAAGACGGAAGACCGTGCGATGTGGACGCGAGTCACAGCGTAGACCCTGTCCGCCGGCAGGAGGCGTTCGAGGTCCTGATGGGCCCCGGCAGCGGGCCGGACAGCGGCCGCTTGAACCCCGGCGTCGGGTAAGGGACTTGGTACAGGGCTGCCGTCGGGCCTGCCGCGCGGGAACTGCTGGAGCACCGCCGGGACCGGGGACGTGATGAAAAGACGCGCACAGCGGTC
This region of Streptomyces ambofaciens ATCC 23877 genomic DNA includes:
- a CDS encoding cytochrome P450 family protein is translated as MVSVQGCPYAFDASGGDVQGEAARLRERGVVAAAVLPGGVGAWAVTGAEEIRALLTDGRVSKDAYRHWPAWREGRVEQAWPLAIWVSVRNMVTAYGADHTRLRRLVASAFTVRRVEVLRGRVEEITASLLDALQERPGGGPVDVRREFACLLPMQVLTELFGIPVAYRERLRRIILGFFDTAVSLADAQRNAADLYQMMDDLVACKRRVPGDDLTSALIAVRDEDGSRLSERELVDNLILLYTAGYETTVNLLDNTIALLLAHPGQLELVRSGVAGWDDAVEEALRLEAPGANGILRFAVEDVEVGGVVIPAGDPVVISYAGAGRDPVVHGEDAGRYDVTRATRRSHLSFGHGTHYCIGAPLARMEAQIALSGLFTRFPGLQLAVAYEELRPLQSFISNGHRELPVLLGPAAAAGAGAGEGRAGEQPAARPVPAATA
- a CDS encoding DUF6624 domain-containing protein, with protein sequence MAHDVAALAVELADMAAADHQCAVRANSDDPADQLAWRRLTARHGDRLGEIMDEYGWPTAELVGEEAARAAWLIAQHADRQLDVQRRALHLMQQAVSAGAASPRELAFLCDRTLVNEGRKQVYGTQIAGLKDGAPIPWPCEEPERMNELRAEVGIEPFDEYVAKFSPA
- a CDS encoding type II toxin-antitoxin system PemK/MazF family toxin, with translation MQRGEVWWADFDERRPIVLLSGDEPSGLQAIQVVAPAGVDISGLGVEVAIGAQEGLPFEGVLRFALPRPGLTPCTWLTTVAQDDLIERAGVLSCAKLSEVEEALHAAGQRRKWTPTTLARLHQIKDAHRAAGLE